A genome region from Perca fluviatilis chromosome 20, GENO_Pfluv_1.0, whole genome shotgun sequence includes the following:
- the LOC120548810 gene encoding inositol-3-phosphate synthase 1-A-like isoform X2, with the protein MSVNVHINSPNVRYTDTHIVSQYPYQTTSVHTEGNKITVTPRTTELTFRTERRVPRLGVMLVGWGGNNGTTVTAAVLANKLGLTWRTKTGEKKANYFGSLLQASTICLGSDFEGEVNVPLCDFLPMVHPNDIVFDGWDISSMDLGSAMERAQVFDWSLQKQLQPHMSRMKPRPSISIPEFIAANQESRADNILTGSMAEQVEQIRADIRDFQKSSNVDKIIVLWTANTERFCDIIPGVHDTAANLLAAIQAGAAISPSTLFAVASILEGCAYINGSPQNTFVPGVIELAVQKGVFIGGDDFKSGQTKIKSVLVDFLVSSGIKPTAIVSYNHLGNNDGKNLSAPQQFRSKEISKSNVVDDMVQSNPILYQPGEKPDHCVVIKYVPYVGDSKRAMDEYTSEIMMGGTNTIALHNTCEDSLLASPIILDLVILTELCQRVTVQPQGEKDFLSFHSVLAVLSFLCKAPLVPSGTPVINAFFRQRACILNIMRACLGLPPQNHMLLEHKLQRNFLHSHASNMNGHVAALEKNWN; encoded by the exons ATGTCTGTCAACGTTCATATCAACAGCCCAAATGTgaggtacacagacacacacattgtgtCTCAGTATCCCTACCAGACCACATCAGTTCACACAGAGGGAAACAAGATCACA gTGACCCCCCGCACTACCGAGTTGACATTTCGCACAGAGAGACGTGTGCCCCGGCTGGGTGTGATGCTGGTTGGCTGGGGAGGCAACAACGGGACCACAGTCACAGCAGCTGTACTGGCCAATAAGCTTGGTCTCACCTGGAGAACCAAGACTGGAGAGAAG AAAGCAAACTACTTTGGCTCCCTCCTGCAGGCGTCTACTATTTGTCTGGGATCAGACTTCGAGGGCGAGGTCAACGTGCCCCTCTGCGACTTCCTACCCATGGTGCACCCTAATGATATAGTCTTTGATG gcTGGGATATCTCTTCAATGGATCTTGGCAGCGCGATGGAGAGAGCTCAGGTGTTTGACTGGTCATTACAAAAGCAACTGCAACCACACATGAGCCGCATGAAACCCAGACCGTCAATCAGTATCCCAGAATTCATCGCTGCGAACCAAGAGAGTCGGGCGGACAACATCCTTACTGGGAGCATGGCGGAGCAG GTAGAGCAGATCAGAGCTGACATAAGGGACTTCCAGAAGTCGAGTAATGTGGACAAAATCATTGTTCTTTGGACTGCCAACACTGAGCGCTTCTGTGATATCATACCGGGGGTCCATGACACTGCAGCGAACCTGCTAGCTGCAATCCAG GCTGGAGCAGCGATTTCTCCCTCCACTCTGTTTGCAGTGGCCAGTATACTGGAGGGTTGTGCCTACATCAACGGCTCCCCGCAGAACACTTTTGTACCAGGCGTCATAGAGCTGGCCGTGCAGAAAGGGGTGTTTATTGGAGGAGATGACTTCAAATCTGGTCAGACCAAGATCAAGTCAGTGCTGGTGGACTTTCTGGTCAGCTCAGGTATCAAG CCGACCGCCATTGTCAGCTACAATCACCTCGGCAACAATGACGGGAAGAACCTGTCGGCTCCGCAGCAGTTCCGCTCCAAAGAGATCTCCAAGAGCAACGTGGTGGATGACATGGTCCAGTCAAACCCCATATTGTACCAGCCTGGAGAAAAACCTGACCACTGT gtGGTGATTAAGTATGTCCCCTATGTGGGAGACAGCAAGCGTGCCATGGATGAATACACATCTGAAATAATGATGGGAGGGACCAATACTATCGCACTGCACAACACCTGTGAG GACTCTCTTCTAGCCAGCCCAATCATCCTGGACCTGGTGATCCTGACAGAGCTTTGTCAGCGTGTGACTGTTCAACCCCAGGGGGAGAAGGACTTCCTGTCTTTCCACAGTGTCTTAGCAGTGCTCTCCTTCCTCTGCAAGGCCCCCCTGGTCCCATCAGGGACACCGGTCATCAACGCCTTTTTCCGCCAGAGGGCCTGCATACTGAATATCATGAG AGCGTGCCTCGGTCTTCCTCCTCAGAACCACATGCTGCTGGAGCACAAGCTGCAGAGAAACTTCCTGCATTCACATGCCTCCAACATGAATGGCCATGTGGCTGCTTTGGAAAAAAATTGGAACTAA
- the LOC120548810 gene encoding inositol-3-phosphate synthase 1-A-like isoform X1, with the protein MTVWLHFTTKPPDSAAMSVNVHINSPNVRYTDTHIVSQYPYQTTSVHTEGNKITVTPRTTELTFRTERRVPRLGVMLVGWGGNNGTTVTAAVLANKLGLTWRTKTGEKKANYFGSLLQASTICLGSDFEGEVNVPLCDFLPMVHPNDIVFDGWDISSMDLGSAMERAQVFDWSLQKQLQPHMSRMKPRPSISIPEFIAANQESRADNILTGSMAEQVEQIRADIRDFQKSSNVDKIIVLWTANTERFCDIIPGVHDTAANLLAAIQAGAAISPSTLFAVASILEGCAYINGSPQNTFVPGVIELAVQKGVFIGGDDFKSGQTKIKSVLVDFLVSSGIKPTAIVSYNHLGNNDGKNLSAPQQFRSKEISKSNVVDDMVQSNPILYQPGEKPDHCVVIKYVPYVGDSKRAMDEYTSEIMMGGTNTIALHNTCEDSLLASPIILDLVILTELCQRVTVQPQGEKDFLSFHSVLAVLSFLCKAPLVPSGTPVINAFFRQRACILNIMRACLGLPPQNHMLLEHKLQRNFLHSHASNMNGHVAALEKNWN; encoded by the exons ATGACAGTATGGCTGCACTTCACCACCAAGCCACCAG ACTCTGCAGCCATGTCTGTCAACGTTCATATCAACAGCCCAAATGTgaggtacacagacacacacattgtgtCTCAGTATCCCTACCAGACCACATCAGTTCACACAGAGGGAAACAAGATCACA gTGACCCCCCGCACTACCGAGTTGACATTTCGCACAGAGAGACGTGTGCCCCGGCTGGGTGTGATGCTGGTTGGCTGGGGAGGCAACAACGGGACCACAGTCACAGCAGCTGTACTGGCCAATAAGCTTGGTCTCACCTGGAGAACCAAGACTGGAGAGAAG AAAGCAAACTACTTTGGCTCCCTCCTGCAGGCGTCTACTATTTGTCTGGGATCAGACTTCGAGGGCGAGGTCAACGTGCCCCTCTGCGACTTCCTACCCATGGTGCACCCTAATGATATAGTCTTTGATG gcTGGGATATCTCTTCAATGGATCTTGGCAGCGCGATGGAGAGAGCTCAGGTGTTTGACTGGTCATTACAAAAGCAACTGCAACCACACATGAGCCGCATGAAACCCAGACCGTCAATCAGTATCCCAGAATTCATCGCTGCGAACCAAGAGAGTCGGGCGGACAACATCCTTACTGGGAGCATGGCGGAGCAG GTAGAGCAGATCAGAGCTGACATAAGGGACTTCCAGAAGTCGAGTAATGTGGACAAAATCATTGTTCTTTGGACTGCCAACACTGAGCGCTTCTGTGATATCATACCGGGGGTCCATGACACTGCAGCGAACCTGCTAGCTGCAATCCAG GCTGGAGCAGCGATTTCTCCCTCCACTCTGTTTGCAGTGGCCAGTATACTGGAGGGTTGTGCCTACATCAACGGCTCCCCGCAGAACACTTTTGTACCAGGCGTCATAGAGCTGGCCGTGCAGAAAGGGGTGTTTATTGGAGGAGATGACTTCAAATCTGGTCAGACCAAGATCAAGTCAGTGCTGGTGGACTTTCTGGTCAGCTCAGGTATCAAG CCGACCGCCATTGTCAGCTACAATCACCTCGGCAACAATGACGGGAAGAACCTGTCGGCTCCGCAGCAGTTCCGCTCCAAAGAGATCTCCAAGAGCAACGTGGTGGATGACATGGTCCAGTCAAACCCCATATTGTACCAGCCTGGAGAAAAACCTGACCACTGT gtGGTGATTAAGTATGTCCCCTATGTGGGAGACAGCAAGCGTGCCATGGATGAATACACATCTGAAATAATGATGGGAGGGACCAATACTATCGCACTGCACAACACCTGTGAG GACTCTCTTCTAGCCAGCCCAATCATCCTGGACCTGGTGATCCTGACAGAGCTTTGTCAGCGTGTGACTGTTCAACCCCAGGGGGAGAAGGACTTCCTGTCTTTCCACAGTGTCTTAGCAGTGCTCTCCTTCCTCTGCAAGGCCCCCCTGGTCCCATCAGGGACACCGGTCATCAACGCCTTTTTCCGCCAGAGGGCCTGCATACTGAATATCATGAG AGCGTGCCTCGGTCTTCCTCCTCAGAACCACATGCTGCTGGAGCACAAGCTGCAGAGAAACTTCCTGCATTCACATGCCTCCAACATGAATGGCCATGTGGCTGCTTTGGAAAAAAATTGGAACTAA